In a genomic window of Thiosocius teredinicola:
- a CDS encoding formylglycine-generating enzyme family protein produces MKLLTYPIIAFAATFAPACPGVLASAPKLELTPTPRAAQLYPDFPTDGIFPRIEDAQSAPDPSALRQPESLVKNLKAIQTGTLEERLQALKKKSIDDQVFIEGGKFLMGDFGYLQSNEKLPWSSAKSNKPLRKIRLSSYAMSKYKVTYAEFDLFTEANNAERIQTDMWFKPKRIPDAPAGVTWEQAKAYCTWLSTLTGQPFDLLSEAQWEFAARSRGYLIVWPTNDGTLRPNYNVPTSELRERLNGGSIYPIGKFPPNPLGLYDLAHNGLEWVDDWYSASYFAESSIATDPKGPPDGDLKVLRSWPPGDSFAGMSFDKRAFQPGTPAKPKVAGMMIGGPSPTRTVRCGSKITEQLR; encoded by the coding sequence ATGAAGCTTCTTACCTACCCAATTATTGCGTTCGCCGCAACGTTTGCACCTGCTTGTCCAGGTGTGCTGGCAAGTGCGCCAAAGTTAGAACTGACACCAACTCCAAGAGCCGCACAGCTCTATCCCGATTTCCCTACCGACGGTATTTTCCCGAGGATTGAGGACGCGCAATCAGCGCCTGATCCAAGCGCACTACGTCAGCCAGAAAGCCTCGTGAAGAATTTGAAAGCAATTCAAACAGGCACACTGGAAGAGCGGCTGCAAGCGTTGAAGAAGAAGTCCATCGACGACCAGGTTTTTATTGAGGGCGGCAAGTTTTTGATGGGCGATTTCGGTTATTTGCAAAGCAATGAAAAGCTTCCTTGGAGCAGCGCAAAATCGAATAAACCGCTACGGAAAATTAGGCTGTCAAGCTATGCAATGAGCAAGTACAAGGTAACGTACGCAGAGTTTGATCTATTCACGGAAGCCAATAATGCCGAACGTATTCAAACAGACATGTGGTTCAAGCCAAAGCGTATCCCTGATGCTCCAGCAGGTGTAACTTGGGAGCAAGCAAAAGCGTATTGTACTTGGCTAAGCACTCTCACAGGGCAGCCGTTCGACTTGCTCTCAGAGGCTCAATGGGAGTTTGCCGCACGAAGTCGAGGTTATTTGATCGTGTGGCCGACCAATGATGGAACGTTGCGCCCGAATTACAATGTGCCCACCTCCGAACTTCGTGAGCGCTTGAATGGTGGATCAATCTACCCGATTGGTAAGTTTCCTCCAAATCCGCTGGGGCTATACGATCTCGCCCACAACGGGCTGGAGTGGGTCGATGATTGGTATTCAGCCTCATATTTCGCTGAATCTTCAATCGCGACTGATCCTAAAGGGCCGCCGGATGGCGACCTTAAGGTATTGCGCTCGTGGCCGCCCGGTGACAGTTTTGCTGGAATGAGTTTCGACAAGAGAGCTTTTCAGCCGGGCACACCGGCAAAGCCAAAGGTGGCCGGAATGATGATAGGCGGGCCAAGTCCAACAAGGACAGTGCGTTGCGGCTCAAAGATAACAGAACAACTTCGTTAA
- a CDS encoding type VI secretion system Vgr family protein encodes MIDSLLNGADWSQNNRLLVLHTPAGPDAFLAETVQIREAIGPTCDHTGFVIDMTALSADAHHDLTTLLGQPVRLDLQTSQSRTELRPFHGHITQITRVGANAGFGRYQLKIEPWLAFLNHRRDSVIYQDRTVFDIVEQVLGSWQQAKLVPDWRWEIADRELYPTRSITTQYQETDLAFVRRLLVEEGLFCWFEHTGDDSDVFGKHTLVIADHNEAFVDNIQPAFRFTQPGATLSEDSLDRWHGSRRLDSSITTSASWDYRTLDTRPQSAPSRIDNGSESWMIEAVDDPGQYAWETSAQGNRRIDNQRQALDARAKLFTGEGTVRTAMPGSIFRLDDHEDHAGDEEEHRRFAIVEITHQARNNLNERVPDAMAALGDRASLFDEVWGDAETSPDLYRNRLTAVRVNVPWRPLDIDGHGRFIHPKPTIDGTQTAIVVGDGAPTHTDRDHRVRVQFHWQRGANAANRRNQPNYGDNAPASDRLGTWVRVATPVAGANWGGHLIPRPGQEVLVAFLHGNIDRPVVVGAVYNGQGQADAAGNQRAQGGSQSSANAPAFFAGKAEPHAHTASLSGIKTQALQTSRSGQGGFNQLVFDDAPGEARIELGSTQFDTWLQLGHLKQQDDNERLAARGHGVDLTTQASAALRAGAGVLISADARRGASSAHLDSREPIDQTGIAKDLTVSLADVAAKQNAALANDPAAKELPVSKALEHALEVLESTDNLGEHSESTHGEFKATLGGSGTVPAWSEPRIQYAAPGGIAQLTPANAFLVAGKTTSITTSQDTNFVTQANQSVAIRSGLSMFTIGKAENGSKPNTETGIHLHAASGKVSMQSQSDQTKIAAEKKVTITSTHASTHASAKGHLLATAQGAYIKLEGGNIEVHAPGEVKFKASQKNFTGPADSTGLGLDLPDPKDLYDELFVIRDETSGEPRAFLPYRIEDETGAVLASGLTNADGQTVRVQTGFEKKTVRLILED; translated from the coding sequence GTGATTGATTCGCTGTTAAACGGAGCTGACTGGAGCCAGAACAACCGGCTACTGGTTCTGCACACGCCCGCCGGCCCGGACGCCTTCCTGGCTGAAACCGTCCAGATTCGCGAAGCCATCGGCCCTACCTGCGACCACACCGGTTTCGTCATCGATATGACGGCATTGTCGGCCGATGCCCATCATGACCTCACTACCTTGCTCGGCCAGCCTGTGCGGCTCGACCTGCAAACGAGTCAGTCACGTACCGAGCTTCGGCCGTTCCATGGGCATATCACCCAGATCACGCGCGTCGGCGCCAACGCCGGGTTCGGACGTTACCAACTGAAGATCGAACCGTGGTTGGCGTTTCTCAATCATCGTCGCGACAGTGTGATCTATCAGGATCGTACAGTGTTCGACATCGTCGAGCAGGTTCTGGGCAGCTGGCAACAAGCCAAACTCGTGCCCGACTGGCGCTGGGAAATTGCCGACCGCGAGCTCTACCCCACCCGCTCGATCACTACCCAATACCAGGAAACCGATCTGGCATTTGTCCGTCGCCTGCTGGTCGAAGAAGGACTGTTCTGTTGGTTCGAACACACCGGCGATGACAGCGACGTTTTCGGCAAACATACCTTGGTCATCGCCGATCACAACGAAGCGTTCGTCGACAATATTCAGCCGGCATTTCGTTTCACCCAACCCGGAGCCACGCTGAGCGAAGACAGCCTCGATCGATGGCACGGCAGCCGTCGCCTGGACAGCAGCATCACCACGTCAGCGAGTTGGGACTACCGCACGCTCGATACCCGACCCCAGTCTGCGCCCAGCCGAATCGACAACGGCAGCGAATCGTGGATGATCGAAGCTGTCGACGACCCCGGCCAGTACGCCTGGGAAACATCGGCGCAAGGCAATCGCCGCATCGACAATCAACGCCAGGCACTCGATGCGCGCGCGAAACTGTTCACCGGTGAAGGTACCGTGCGTACCGCGATGCCGGGCAGCATCTTCCGCCTCGACGACCACGAAGATCACGCCGGTGACGAAGAAGAACATCGCCGCTTCGCGATCGTCGAGATTACCCATCAAGCACGCAACAATCTCAATGAGCGCGTCCCCGACGCAATGGCGGCGCTCGGTGATCGGGCATCGCTGTTCGACGAGGTCTGGGGCGATGCCGAAACCTCGCCCGACCTTTATCGCAATCGGCTGACGGCCGTGCGGGTCAACGTGCCGTGGCGACCACTCGATATCGACGGTCACGGCAGGTTTATCCATCCCAAGCCGACAATTGACGGCACCCAGACGGCGATCGTTGTCGGCGACGGCGCACCGACCCACACCGATCGCGACCATCGCGTACGCGTGCAGTTTCATTGGCAACGTGGTGCCAATGCCGCCAACCGACGCAATCAACCCAACTACGGTGACAATGCGCCGGCCAGCGATCGGCTGGGTACATGGGTGCGCGTCGCCACACCGGTCGCGGGTGCCAACTGGGGCGGCCACCTGATCCCGCGCCCCGGCCAGGAGGTGCTGGTGGCATTTCTGCACGGCAACATCGATCGACCCGTTGTGGTTGGTGCGGTATACAACGGTCAAGGACAGGCCGACGCCGCGGGTAACCAACGTGCGCAAGGTGGTAGCCAATCGAGCGCCAATGCGCCGGCCTTCTTCGCCGGCAAGGCCGAGCCGCACGCCCATACCGCATCGCTGTCAGGCATCAAGACCCAGGCCTTGCAGACCAGCCGCAGTGGCCAGGGCGGCTTCAACCAGCTGGTGTTCGACGACGCACCGGGTGAGGCGCGCATCGAACTGGGCAGCACCCAGTTCGATACCTGGCTGCAACTCGGTCACCTCAAACAACAGGACGACAATGAACGCCTCGCAGCGCGCGGACACGGTGTCGATCTGACCACCCAAGCCAGCGCCGCGCTACGTGCCGGTGCCGGCGTACTGATCTCGGCCGACGCCCGGCGTGGCGCATCGAGCGCCCACCTCGACAGCCGCGAGCCAATCGATCAAACCGGCATCGCCAAAGACCTGACCGTGTCGCTCGCCGATGTCGCCGCCAAGCAGAACGCCGCACTCGCCAACGACCCGGCTGCCAAAGAGCTGCCTGTCAGCAAGGCCCTCGAGCATGCCTTGGAGGTACTCGAAAGCACCGACAACCTCGGCGAGCACAGCGAGAGCACCCACGGTGAATTCAAGGCAACACTGGGCGGCAGCGGCACCGTACCGGCCTGGAGCGAACCGCGCATCCAATACGCCGCACCCGGCGGCATCGCGCAACTGACCCCGGCCAATGCCTTCCTGGTCGCTGGCAAGACCACGAGCATTACGACCAGCCAGGACACCAACTTCGTTACCCAGGCCAACCAGAGCGTCGCGATTCGCAGCGGGCTGTCGATGTTCACCATCGGCAAAGCCGAGAACGGCAGCAAACCGAATACCGAGACGGGTATTCACCTGCACGCTGCCAGCGGCAAAGTCAGCATGCAATCGCAGTCAGACCAGACCAAGATCGCCGCTGAAAAGAAAGTGACCATCACCAGCACCCACGCCAGCACACACGCGTCGGCCAAGGGTCACCTGCTCGCCACCGCACAAGGGGCCTACATCAAGCTCGAAGGCGGCAACATTGAAGTACATGCGCCGGGTGAGGTGAAGTTTAAGGCCAGTCAGAAGAACTTCACGGGGCCGGCAGATTCAACTGGGCTTGGACTAGATCTTCCCGACCCAAAGGATCTCTACGACGAACTGTTTGTAATTCGCGACGAAACGTCGGGAGAACCTCGGGCGTTTCTTCCCTACCGGATAGAAGACGAGACGGGAGCTGTACTCGCCAGCGGACTAACGAACGCTGATGGGCAGACGGTGCGTGTGCAAACTGGTTTTGAGAAGAAAACTGTACGATTGATCTTGGAAGACTGA
- a CDS encoding formylglycine-generating enzyme family protein: MKHIIYALAIVTILSLPACADEMVNVTTLELTPTPRAAKLYPDFPTDGIFPSIEKADSMPDPESLHQPESLRQDLKAIQTGALEQRLAALKKKSIDDQVFVGGGKFLMGDFGHLQSKEGLPWSSTKSNKPLREVMLSSYSISKYKVTYAEFDLYTEANGLESIQTEEWFQNYRLSAAPAGVTWEQAKSYCSWLGKLTEKPFDLPTEAQWEFAARSRGFLIVWPTDDGTLTWDRNVPSYKLFTALNEGSLHPIALFPPNPLGIYDLAHNGMEWTNDWYSDSDYADSPTIADPRGPSTGKEKVVRSWPPGWDLAAMSFDRHSEPMEVPEPRVVNGLSYGGGPSTSNTVRCATAGIR, translated from the coding sequence ATGAAGCACATTATTTACGCATTGGCCATCGTCACCATTCTCTCGTTACCGGCTTGCGCAGATGAAATGGTAAATGTGACAACGTTAGAGCTGACGCCAACGCCACGAGCCGCAAAGCTTTACCCAGATTTTCCGACCGACGGAATATTTCCGAGTATTGAAAAGGCCGACTCAATGCCCGACCCTGAAAGCTTGCATCAACCTGAAAGCCTAAGACAGGACCTAAAGGCGATTCAAACGGGTGCTCTCGAGCAACGGCTGGCAGCGTTGAAAAAGAAATCGATCGATGACCAAGTGTTTGTTGGGGGCGGCAAGTTTCTGATGGGCGATTTCGGTCATTTGCAAAGCAAAGAGGGGCTACCTTGGAGCTCGACAAAGTCAAATAAGCCACTGAGAGAGGTTATGTTATCTAGCTACTCCATCAGCAAGTACAAGGTGACATATGCAGAATTTGACCTGTACACCGAAGCAAATGGATTAGAGAGCATCCAAACAGAGGAATGGTTCCAAAATTATCGGCTTTCAGCCGCACCAGCTGGAGTGACATGGGAACAGGCGAAATCGTATTGCTCTTGGCTAGGCAAGCTGACCGAAAAGCCTTTTGATCTGCCTACGGAAGCACAATGGGAGTTTGCCGCGCGTAGTCGAGGCTTTCTAATTGTGTGGCCCACAGATGACGGAACTCTGACATGGGACAGAAATGTTCCTAGCTACAAATTGTTCACAGCCCTTAACGAAGGGTCTCTGCATCCAATCGCGTTGTTCCCGCCGAATCCGCTAGGAATATATGATCTCGCACATAACGGCATGGAGTGGACCAATGATTGGTATTCAGATAGCGATTATGCTGATTCTCCGACAATCGCTGATCCAAGAGGCCCTTCAACAGGAAAGGAAAAAGTTGTCCGTTCATGGCCGCCCGGCTGGGATTTGGCTGCAATGAGTTTCGACCGGCATAGCGAACCAATGGAGGTTCCTGAGCCCCGAGTAGTGAATGGGCTGTCGTACGGAGGCGGTCCGAGCACGTCAAATACTGTTCGATGCGCGACAGCAGGTATCCGCTAA
- a CDS encoding HDOD domain-containing protein encodes MTETTEHPSPAALRRLSTLRDLGDDILHTLSAQTFVHHAPKGAELLQIGSEDDAILYLLDGTCELQAEDGAVTTIRHTDESAKSPLARLRPSHYHVVARSPVRFLRIDNGLLSESLGSVEPHSGLTIDNYEVEEEEDLGHLGAENRLTLRLYEDLNTEHLLLPSLPEVAVRIGEAVNNDDADARRIAKLIETDPAIAVKVIKAANSARFGGVAQLATVADAVARLGMQNIRTLVVTFALRELFRTDSKVLKKRMLGLWEHSRRIAALTHVLSTRVNGFNPHEAMLAGLIHDVGGLAVISYAREVPEVAEDPVALEASIRSLRSQLSGLILSKWKLPVELANAAKEAENWRREHPGKPDYADLVIAAQVHEGIFGDLDPQKVPAVARLGLMVDEQSQHLQALKDDEAEAEIAAAKQLLAG; translated from the coding sequence ATGACCGAAACGACCGAACATCCTTCACCCGCCGCACTGCGCCGGCTGAGCACCCTGCGCGACTTGGGGGATGACATATTGCACACGCTGAGCGCGCAGACGTTTGTTCATCATGCGCCGAAAGGCGCCGAATTGTTGCAAATCGGTTCCGAAGATGACGCCATCTTGTATCTGTTGGATGGCACCTGCGAACTCCAGGCGGAAGATGGCGCGGTGACCACGATCCGCCATACCGACGAGTCGGCCAAGTCGCCGTTGGCGCGCCTGCGCCCCAGCCATTATCACGTCGTCGCGCGCAGCCCGGTGCGCTTTCTGCGGATCGACAACGGCCTTCTGAGCGAATCGCTCGGATCGGTCGAACCGCATTCCGGCCTCACGATCGACAATTACGAAGTGGAAGAGGAAGAAGACCTCGGCCACCTCGGCGCAGAGAACCGCCTGACTCTGAGGTTGTACGAAGACCTCAACACCGAACACCTGTTGCTGCCGAGCCTGCCCGAAGTCGCCGTGCGCATCGGCGAGGCGGTGAACAACGACGATGCCGACGCCCGGCGGATCGCGAAACTGATCGAAACCGATCCGGCGATTGCCGTGAAAGTGATCAAGGCGGCCAACAGCGCCCGTTTCGGCGGTGTCGCGCAGTTGGCGACCGTCGCCGATGCCGTGGCCCGGCTCGGCATGCAGAACATACGCACACTGGTCGTCACCTTCGCGTTGCGCGAGTTGTTCCGCACCGACAGCAAGGTGCTGAAAAAGCGCATGCTGGGATTGTGGGAACACAGCCGGCGCATTGCCGCGCTGACCCACGTACTGAGCACGCGGGTCAACGGTTTCAATCCGCATGAAGCGATGCTGGCCGGCCTGATACACGACGTCGGCGGTTTGGCCGTGATCAGCTACGCACGTGAAGTACCCGAGGTTGCCGAAGATCCGGTCGCGCTCGAGGCAAGTATCCGTTCACTGCGCAGCCAGCTCAGCGGGCTGATCCTTTCAAAATGGAAGCTACCCGTCGAGTTGGCCAACGCCGCCAAAGAGGCAGAGAACTGGCGACGCGAACACCCGGGCAAACCCGATTACGCGGATCTTGTGATCGCAGCACAGGTACACGAAGGGATCTTCGGCGACCTCGATCCACAGAAGGTGCCGGCGGTGGCGCGTCTTGGTCTGATGGTCGATGAACAAAGCCAACACCTGCAGGCGCTGAAGGACGACGAAGCGGAAGCGGAGATCGCAGCCGCCAAGCAGTTGCTTGCCGGATGA
- a CDS encoding HDOD domain-containing protein yields the protein MSAQIKNESTKPGAKQMPEDDRASIIAALRRLEHLSSLDDQQLEGLAELLDVQKAPPGTCLLPMGSEDKRLLFLLSGRVELVANDGARHVVADGDEAAQGPLSKLRPSRYRVTAQTLTRYLFVEQQLLDRYVCDLSTQAFIVEETDLFNTASQLIEGEESHHPLIFDLFDDINRGHVFVPSDPEVAVHVGRSLNPNGDIPKMAKTLSRCPVITLKVLRAAKLIGGAEQVSRNIPAAIKQLGAEQCFEFAVRCVLRESLRSDSQTVRNQMRAWWRRAVQMGAVCRVLARIDSRFDRDSAGVVGLMHSISEPVLLSYADQHADLQDPAALQRVLRQNRATVSQVLLTLWNMPHEAVETASINRPWSYDHDGDPNYSDITIAALWHIGRSDDGDEALPAADDVPSLVKSGLANPPDEIMRKVAATIERINNFAASLADP from the coding sequence ATGAGTGCCCAGATAAAAAACGAATCCACCAAGCCGGGAGCCAAGCAGATGCCGGAGGATGACCGCGCATCCATCATTGCTGCTTTGCGCCGCCTCGAACATCTGTCCAGTCTCGACGACCAACAGCTGGAAGGTTTGGCGGAACTGCTCGACGTCCAAAAAGCACCGCCCGGCACCTGCCTGCTGCCGATGGGCAGCGAAGACAAGCGCCTGCTGTTCTTGCTGTCCGGTCGCGTTGAACTGGTCGCCAATGACGGTGCACGACACGTCGTGGCCGACGGTGACGAAGCCGCGCAAGGCCCGCTGTCGAAACTGCGACCTTCGCGATATCGGGTAACCGCCCAGACGCTGACCCGCTACCTGTTCGTCGAACAACAATTACTCGATCGCTACGTCTGCGACCTGTCTACGCAGGCGTTCATTGTCGAAGAGACCGACCTGTTCAACACCGCGAGCCAGCTCATCGAGGGCGAGGAATCGCATCATCCGCTGATCTTCGACCTGTTCGATGACATCAACCGCGGGCATGTGTTCGTGCCGTCGGATCCGGAAGTGGCCGTACATGTCGGTCGTTCGCTGAATCCCAACGGCGACATCCCCAAGATGGCGAAGACACTGTCGCGCTGCCCGGTCATCACACTCAAGGTATTGCGCGCGGCCAAGTTGATCGGCGGTGCCGAACAGGTATCGCGCAACATCCCGGCCGCGATCAAGCAACTTGGCGCCGAGCAGTGCTTCGAGTTTGCGGTGCGCTGCGTGCTACGTGAATCACTGCGCAGCGATTCGCAGACAGTACGCAACCAGATGCGCGCCTGGTGGCGACGCGCCGTACAGATGGGTGCCGTTTGCCGCGTGCTTGCGCGCATCGACAGCCGTTTCGATCGCGACTCCGCCGGCGTGGTCGGCCTGATGCACAGCATCTCGGAACCGGTTCTGCTCAGCTACGCAGACCAACATGCCGATCTTCAGGACCCTGCCGCATTGCAGCGCGTACTACGCCAGAATCGCGCGACCGTGAGCCAGGTGTTGCTTACCTTGTGGAACATGCCGCACGAAGCGGTCGAGACCGCCAGCATCAACCGGCCCTGGTCGTACGATCATGACGGTGACCCCAACTATTCGGATATCACGATCGCCGCCTTGTGGCACATCGGTCGTTCCGACGACGGCGACGAGGCATTGCCGGCGGCCGATGACGTGCCGTCTTTGGTGAAATCCGGCCTGGCGAACCCGCCGGACGAGATCATGCGCAAGGTGGCCGCAACCATCGAGCGGATCAACAACTTCGCCGCATCGTTGGCCGATCCTTAG